A single genomic interval of Astyanax mexicanus isolate ESR-SI-001 chromosome 4, AstMex3_surface, whole genome shotgun sequence harbors:
- the LOC111194936 gene encoding sterile alpha motif domain-containing protein 3-like, which produces MSASAVLRIILGQDDSTKLTLPFGIPDSVEELKSEIKRQCDVSGDFRMQYKDIDFDEFLNLTSTSDIQNKATLKVIYVPGASSTSSPCLSPQTPTQDENRSMSSDTDILSSSSSLSSSSSSPSLRCSPWPDSFPVPVFVYDVEIQLQRANSDFESNGTLFSPSPKMKSDILECLASQIIKYKAYPSNAEFDAVAEALVKKHPCLREQGSVTGFSGWKISLKYKMANFRTKLRNIGCSELNVNSLKRKQSGQHTSPNQVKKPRRAEVNYCPDFPVGHTKESLEQERLSLLSEVTKKNNEQVVKVKMEKTFAYRRHEVIEDKPFIANFKERWPALFSEREVEAEFARITTVPLRSKFMQQLDYHSSQLMKVLPRKGGVAGQKIKNIFADVDKNDAIETRRACVLKALIVYLNEDPENLIREYLDVEDKQEMDQTVLGVFAVKKEGAEPTDDLEDVGIVIEGVEVLRTLGNIANAVAILFGLMYSLDLSYPTNLKYTFEVLQKVVMELDDKQLSRKAQVLKNKLFEGKV; this is translated from the exons ATGTCTGCTTCAGCTGTGCTTCGCATCATCCTAGGGCAAGATGACTCCACTAAATTAACCCTGCCCTTTGGAATACCAGACTCTGTTGAGGAACTTAAAAGTGAGATAAAGAGACAATGTGATGTGTCAGGAGACTTTAGGATGCAGTACAAGGACAttgattttgatgagtttttAAACTTGACCTCCACTTCAGACATTCAAAACAAGGCAACACTCAAAGTGATCTACGTCCCAGGTGCCTCATCTACAAGCAGCCCTTGCCTTTCACCACAGACACCCACCCAGGATGAGAACAGATCCATGTCGTCAGACACAGACATTctctcatcttcatcatcattgtCATCGTCTTCGTCGTCACCATCCCTGCGATGTTCACCATGGCCAGATTCCTTTCCTGTGCCAGTGTTTGTCTATGATGTTGAGATCCAGCTCCAGCGGGCAAATAGTGACTTTGAAAGTAATGGTACCCTCTTCAGTCCTAGTCCAAAAATGAAGTCTGACATTCTTGAATGCTTGGCATCacaaataatcaaatataaaGCATATCCCTCAAATGCTGAATTTGATGCAGTAGCTGAAGCACTGGTGAAGAAGCACCCATGTTTAAGGGAGCAAGGATCTGTTACTGGCTTCTCTGGGTGGAAGATTAGTCTAAAATATAAGATGGCGAATTTTCGCACTAAGCTGCGAAACATTGGATGTTCAGAACTGAATGTCAATTCCCTTAAGCGTAAACAGAGTGGTCAGCACACATCTCCAAATCAAGTGAAGAAACCTAGAAGAGCAGAGGTGAACTACTGTCCAGACTTTCCTGTCGGCCATACCAAAGAGAGCCTAGAGCAAGAAAGGCTGTCACTGTTGTCCGAGGTGACGAAGAAAAACAATGAACAGGTGGTTAAGGTGAAAATGGAAAAGACATTCGCTTACAGACGGCATGAGGTGATTGAAGACAAGCCGTTCATTGCAAATTTCAAGGAACGGTGGCCAGCTCTCTTCTCTGAGCGAGAG GTTGAAGCAGAGTTTGCACGCATCACCACTGTCCCACTGAGATCTAAGTTCATGCAGCAACTTGATTACCACTCTTCCCAGCTGATGAAAGTTTTGCCACGGAAAGGAGGAGTAGCTGgacaaaaaatcaaaaatatcTTTGCTGACGTGGACAAG AATGATGCCATTGAAACAAGAAGAGCATGTGTACTGAAGGCACTAATTGTCTACCTGAATGAAGACCCCGAAAACCTCATTAGGGAGTATCTT gATGTTGAGGACAAGCAGGAGATGGATCAGACAGTTCTGGGAGTCTTTGCTGTAAAGAAGGAGGGGGCAGAACCCACTGATGACCTGGAAGATGTCGGTATAGTCATCGAAGGAGTGGAAGTACTTCGCACCCTTGGTAACATTGCAAATGCAGTTGCCATTTTATTTGGCCTCATGTACTCACTGGATTTGAGCTACCCAACCAATCTTAAGTACACATTTGAGGTTCTGCAGAAAGTTGTTATGGAACTGGATGACAAACAACTGTCAAGAAAGGCTCAAGTGTTAAAAAACAAACTGTTTGAAGGGAAAGTGTAG